Proteins encoded by one window of Macaca fascicularis isolate 582-1 chromosome 10, T2T-MFA8v1.1:
- the FAM110A gene encoding protein FAM110A, with product MPVDTLSPGAPAAPALPCRLRTKVPGYLLRRPADGGVRKPSAVERLEADKAKYVKSLHVANTRQEPVQPLLSKQPLFSPETRRTVLTPSRRALPGPCRRPQLDLDILSSLINLCDSPVSPAEASRTPGRAEGAGQPPPATPPRPPPSTSAVRRVDVRPLPASPARLCPSPGPAAASSPARPPGLQRSKSDLSERFSRAAADLERFFNFCGLDPEEARGLGVAHLARASSDIVSLAGPSAGPGSSEGGCSRRSSVTVEERARERVPYGVSVVERNARVIKWLYGLRQARESPAAEG from the coding sequence ATGCCTGTGGACACGCTGAGCCCTGGAGCCCCGGCCGCCCCCGCCCTACCTTGCCGCCTTCGGACCAAGGTCCCTGGCTACCTGCTACGGAGGCCGGCAGATGGTGGAGTTCGGAAACCGAGTGCTGTGGAGCGCCTGGAGGCCGACAAGGCCAAGTACGTCAAGAGCCTGCATGTGGCCAACACCCGCCAGGAACCGGTGCAGCCCCTGCTGTCCAAACAGCCACTTTTTAGCCCTGAGACTCGCCGCACAGTGCTCACGCCCAGCCGCCGAGCCCTGCCTGGCCCCTGCCGACGGCCCCAGCTGGACCTGGACATCCTCAGCAGCCTCATCAACTTGTGTGATAGTCCCGTGTCCCCTGCCGAGGCCAGCCGTACTCCTGGACGGGCAGAGGGAGCCGGCCAGCCTCCCCCAGCCACCCCTCCAAGACCGCCGCCCAGTACCTCTGCGGTCCGCCGAGTGGACGTCCGCCCCCTGCCTGCCTCGCCAGCCCGGCTCTGCCCATCACCGGGTCCTGCCGCCGCCTCCAGCCCAGCCCGGCCACCGGGTTTGCAACGCTCTAAGTCGGACTTGAGCGAGCGCTTTTCTAGGGCAGCTGCTGACCTTGAGCGCTTTTTTAACTTCTGCGGCCTGGACCCGGAGGAGGCAAGAGGGTTGGGTGTGGCCCACCTGGCACGGGCCAGCTCGGATATCGTGTCCCTGGCAGGGCCCAGTGCTGGGCCGGGCAGCTCTGAAGGGGGCTGCTCCCGCCGCAGCTCGGTTACTGTTGAGGAGCGGGCCCGGGAGCGCGTTCCCTATGGCGTGTCGGTGGTGGAGCGCAATGCCCGCGTGATCAAGTGGCTGTATGGGTTAAGGCAGGCACGGGAGAGCCCAGCAGCTGAAGGCTAG